A genomic window from Candidatus Thermoplasmatota archaeon includes:
- a CDS encoding exosome complex exonuclease Rrp41, whose product MGGAPTDLKLIDENGRRIDGRRPDEMRPLKIEAGVLKRADGSAYVEWGLNKVMAAVYGPRECHPRHLQNPDRALVQCRYNMASFSVDDRKRPGPDRRSHEISKITSEALTHVVFTEYFPRTSIDVYIEVLQANAGTRCAGLTAASVALADAGVPMRDLVASCAAGKVADTMVLDLGKEEDNFGQADIPVGYVPRAGEIVLLQMDGDLTNEEFDKGLHMAVEACKKVYEVQRDALRRRYTAKGAATETAMPSETDMKKEAV is encoded by the coding sequence ATGGGTGGAGCACCTACGGATCTTAAGCTGATTGACGAGAACGGCCGCAGGATAGACGGCCGGAGGCCAGACGAGATGAGGCCTCTGAAGATAGAAGCGGGAGTGTTGAAACGAGCGGACGGGTCCGCATATGTAGAGTGGGGCCTGAACAAGGTCATGGCCGCGGTCTACGGACCGAGGGAATGCCATCCCAGACACCTGCAGAACCCAGATAGGGCGCTCGTCCAGTGCCGCTACAACATGGCGTCTTTCTCCGTGGACGACAGGAAAAGGCCGGGACCGGACAGAAGGTCGCACGAGATATCGAAGATCACTTCGGAAGCGTTGACACACGTTGTGTTCACAGAGTACTTCCCAAGGACTTCGATCGATGTCTATATCGAGGTTCTTCAGGCCAATGCTGGCACTAGATGCGCAGGCCTGACGGCAGCTTCAGTGGCCCTCGCAGACGCTGGCGTGCCGATGAGGGACCTCGTTGCATCCTGCGCGGCCGGCAAGGTCGCTGACACAATGGTCCTGGACCTGGGCAAGGAGGAGGATAACTTCGGCCAGGCAGACATTCCGGTCGGGTACGTGCCGAGGGCCGGAGAGATCGTGCTTCTCCAGATGGATGGCGACCTGACGAACGAAGAGTTCGACAAGGGCCTACACATGGCCGTTGAGGCCTGCAAGAAGGTGTACGAGGTCCAGAGAGACGCGCTCAGGAGAAGGTACACGGCAAAGGGAGCAGCAACAGAGACCGCGATGCCTTCCGAGACCGACATGAAGAAGGAGGCGGTCTAG
- a CDS encoding exosome complex protein Rrp4 has translation MPTSDSKENTREIVVPGDLLAISSKRAGPGTYSQGGKIFASQLGIKSVRPDSVSVVPLAGRYLPVTGDLVVGKIVDTGASNWLVDINSPYPSPLHVNEVPWRVEFGETRKFMQVGDIVLLKIVAVNELKRISVSMRDHGLRKLTGGMVIEVSPSKVPRVIGKNGSMIQMLKNETACRIYVGQNGRIWIDGELDNIVRAVQAIKMIEDEAHNLGLTEKVKEFLEKSSNKGA, from the coding sequence ATGCCAACAAGTGATTCTAAAGAGAACACGAGAGAGATAGTCGTACCTGGGGACCTGCTTGCGATATCCAGCAAGAGGGCCGGGCCCGGGACCTACTCACAGGGGGGCAAGATATTCGCTTCTCAGCTGGGTATAAAGAGCGTGAGGCCAGATTCGGTTAGCGTCGTCCCATTGGCCGGGCGGTACTTGCCGGTGACAGGCGACCTGGTGGTCGGCAAGATCGTCGACACGGGAGCTTCGAACTGGCTGGTCGACATCAACTCGCCGTATCCCTCCCCTCTGCACGTGAACGAGGTTCCGTGGAGGGTCGAATTCGGAGAGACTCGCAAGTTCATGCAGGTAGGTGACATCGTCCTGCTGAAGATCGTCGCCGTGAACGAGCTGAAGAGGATCTCGGTCTCGATGCGGGATCACGGGCTCAGGAAGCTTACGGGCGGCATGGTCATCGAGGTATCCCCGTCCAAGGTCCCGAGGGTCATCGGGAAGAACGGGTCTATGATACAGATGTTGAAGAATGAGACGGCCTGCCGGATATACGTCGGGCAGAACGGAAGAATATGGATCGATGGGGAGCTTGACAACATAGTCCGGGCTGTCCAGGCGATCAAGATGATAGAGGACGAGGCGCACAACCTCGGACTCACGGAAAAGGTCAAGGAATTCCTGGAAAAGAGTTCCAACAAGGGAGCGTGA
- a CDS encoding ribosome assembly factor SBDS, whose amino-acid sequence MVDLEDAIVARYESHGESFEILIDPAIVQKMKDGKEVNLFEHMVIDTIFKNAKKGTRAPEDKIKEIFGTTDATEVAKTIILKGEVQLTTEQRKIMQENKRKRIVEYIARNAMNPQTGAPHPPARIETAMEEAKIHIDPFKSVEAQVPAIMNALRPLIPIKFDKVRIAVKVSGEDYGRCYEDFKHFGKLTKEEWQKDGSWIGVIEMPAGLQTEFFEKVSNKTHGEAETKILK is encoded by the coding sequence ATGGTTGACCTTGAGGATGCAATTGTCGCAAGGTACGAATCACACGGAGAGAGCTTTGAGATCCTGATAGATCCGGCCATCGTCCAGAAGATGAAGGACGGAAAAGAGGTCAACCTTTTCGAACACATGGTCATTGACACCATCTTCAAGAACGCAAAGAAGGGCACTCGAGCTCCAGAGGACAAGATAAAGGAGATCTTCGGGACGACGGACGCGACCGAGGTCGCTAAGACGATCATCCTCAAGGGAGAGGTCCAGCTCACTACCGAGCAGCGAAAGATAATGCAGGAGAACAAGCGCAAGAGGATCGTCGAGTACATCGCGAGGAATGCTATGAACCCGCAGACAGGAGCACCTCATCCGCCCGCGAGGATCGAGACGGCGATGGAGGAGGCGAAGATCCATATCGACCCGTTCAAGTCGGTCGAGGCCCAGGTGCCCGCAATTATGAACGCCCTCAGACCCCTGATTCCGATCAAGTTCGACAAGGTCCGAATCGCTGTCAAGGTGTCGGGCGAGGACTACGGCCGCTGCTACGAGGACTTCAAGCATTTCGGCAAGCTGACGAAGGAGGAGTGGCAGAAGGACGGTTCATGGATCGGCGTCATCGAGATGCCCGCAGGCCTGCAAACCGAGTTCTTCGAGAAGGTCAGCAACAAGACGCACGGCGAAGCTGAGACGAAGATTCTGAAGTAG
- the psmA gene encoding archaeal proteasome endopeptidase complex subunit alpha: protein MQPGQMAYDRAITVFSPDGRLFQVEYAREAVKRGTTTVGLKFKDGVALIVDKRIASKLIESRSIEKIFQIDEHIGCATSGLVADARVLVDHARMLAQVNKVTYAEKMDIETLVKRLCDYKQNYTQYGGVRPFGTALLVAGVDDQGCHLFETDPSGALVAYKAGSIGAGKNAIMDVFEEQYKEEMSAEEAILLGLRALAKATEENLNMKAVEIGVVMVGERFRRLTEAEVEAYVKKMTT from the coding sequence ATGCAACCAGGACAAATGGCATATGACCGGGCGATCACTGTTTTCTCGCCCGACGGCAGACTGTTCCAAGTAGAGTACGCCCGTGAGGCGGTCAAGCGGGGAACGACGACGGTCGGGCTCAAGTTCAAAGACGGCGTCGCGCTCATCGTGGACAAACGGATCGCGAGCAAGCTCATCGAATCGCGATCCATCGAGAAGATCTTCCAGATAGACGAGCACATCGGCTGCGCGACCTCCGGCTTGGTCGCGGACGCACGAGTACTTGTGGACCACGCGAGGATGCTTGCTCAGGTCAACAAGGTCACCTATGCTGAGAAGATGGACATAGAAACGCTTGTCAAAAGGCTCTGCGACTACAAGCAGAACTACACGCAGTACGGTGGCGTGAGGCCGTTCGGAACGGCTCTGCTCGTCGCAGGAGTGGACGACCAAGGCTGCCACCTGTTTGAGACAGACCCGAGCGGAGCGCTCGTGGCTTACAAGGCGGGCTCCATAGGCGCTGGCAAGAACGCCATCATGGACGTCTTCGAGGAGCAGTACAAGGAGGAAATGTCCGCGGAAGAGGCGATCCTGCTGGGGCTCAGGGCGTTGGCGAAAGCCACAGAGGAGAACCTCAACATGAAGGCCGTTGAGATAGGCGTGGTCATGGTGGGCGAGAGGTTCAGAAGGCTCACCGAGGCCGAGGTCGAGGCCTACGTGAAGAAGATGACGACCTGA